A stretch of the Bacillus anthracis str. Vollum genome encodes the following:
- a CDS encoding MDR family MFS transporter, with translation MNHLLLRYNKPIIIRLGGELLTRTTESMLALIMIIYVNKMLNGNIMITMLIFGLQPFSDIVFTLIAGGITDKYGRKKIMLLGLLLQGVAIGSFVFAQSVFIFALLYVINGIGRSLYIPAQRAQIADLIKQGQQAEIFALLQTMGAIGTVIGPLIGAVFYNTHPEYLFIMQSITLMVYAVVVWTQLPETAPAITMPKQKLEVSSPKQFVRNHSAVIGLMVSTLPISFFYAQTETNYRIFAEDVFPNFIFILAFISTCRAIMEIILQIFLVKWSERFSMAKIIIISYTCYIVAAIGYGFSATIVSLFFTLLFLVIGESIALNHLLRFVSEIAPSDKRGLYFSIYGLHWDVSRTCGPVIGAILLSKLNGSMLFYICACFLTIGGIIQALFVRNLERKKRREVIQKDVLEHPHHIL, from the coding sequence TTGAATCATCTCTTATTACGTTACAATAAACCAATCATTATTAGACTGGGCGGTGAATTATTAACTCGAACAACAGAATCCATGTTAGCACTCATTATGATTATTTATGTTAATAAAATGTTAAACGGTAATATAATGATTACTATGCTTATTTTCGGGCTACAACCATTTTCAGACATCGTATTTACACTAATTGCTGGTGGAATTACTGATAAATATGGACGAAAGAAAATCATGTTACTAGGATTGTTACTACAAGGTGTTGCAATCGGTAGTTTCGTTTTCGCTCAATCCGTTTTTATATTTGCATTGTTATACGTCATAAATGGTATTGGCCGTTCCTTATATATTCCCGCTCAACGGGCACAAATTGCTGATTTAATAAAACAAGGGCAGCAAGCGGAAATTTTTGCCCTCCTGCAAACGATGGGAGCAATTGGTACCGTAATTGGCCCTTTAATTGGTGCAGTCTTTTATAACACTCATCCTGAATATTTATTTATAATGCAAAGTATTACACTTATGGTTTATGCAGTAGTTGTTTGGACTCAGCTCCCAGAAACCGCTCCGGCAATTACAATGCCCAAGCAAAAACTTGAAGTATCATCTCCAAAACAGTTTGTACGCAATCATTCCGCCGTAATTGGACTTATGGTTTCTACACTGCCTATTAGCTTTTTTTATGCACAAACTGAGACAAATTATCGTATTTTCGCAGAAGATGTATTTCCGAATTTCATTTTCATACTCGCTTTTATTTCAACATGCCGGGCTATTATGGAAATCATTCTACAAATTTTCCTCGTAAAGTGGTCTGAAAGATTTTCCATGGCCAAAATCATCATTATTTCTTATACCTGTTATATAGTAGCTGCAATTGGCTACGGCTTTTCAGCAACAATCGTGTCACTATTTTTCACATTACTCTTTTTAGTCATTGGCGAAAGTATTGCTTTAAACCATTTACTTCGATTTGTTTCAGAAATCGCTCCTTCAGATAAACGTGGATTGTATTTTTCAATTTACGGCTTACACTGGGATGTATCTCGAACGTGCGGTCCTGTTATCGGTGCGATTTTATTAAGTAAACTAAACGGTAGTATGCTATTTTATATTTGTGCTTGTTTCTTAACAATTGGAGGCATTATCCAAGCTCTTTTTGTTCGAAATTTAGAGCGTAAGAAAAGAAGAGAAGTTATTCAAAAAGATGTTTTAGAGCATCCCCATCATATTTTATAA
- a CDS encoding YhbD family protein produces MSTDLISKKDLLELTGISYGQLYRWKRKNLIPEDWFVRKSTFTGQETFFPKEKILERINKIQTMKEDLSLDELANMFSPSVREILLTKEDILRKGIASEPVLQFFIEQTNKTSEFQFVDILYVYMLEELLQSGEISLEEGKMVMQVLRENYEAIKHKTCDLIIVRKLGISTCFLVSNVDDLIFEKGTKIVLREAITKYTEALKTKLL; encoded by the coding sequence TTGAGTACAGATTTAATTTCAAAAAAAGATTTATTAGAGCTAACTGGTATTTCATACGGACAGTTATATAGGTGGAAAAGAAAAAATTTAATACCGGAAGATTGGTTTGTACGAAAGTCAACATTCACTGGTCAAGAGACATTTTTTCCGAAAGAAAAGATATTAGAACGTATTAATAAAATTCAAACGATGAAAGAAGATTTATCACTTGATGAACTAGCGAATATGTTTTCACCGAGTGTAAGAGAAATTCTTTTAACAAAAGAAGATATCTTACGTAAAGGGATTGCATCAGAACCAGTTTTACAATTTTTCATAGAACAAACGAATAAAACATCAGAGTTTCAATTTGTAGATATTCTTTACGTGTACATGTTAGAAGAATTATTACAATCGGGAGAGATTAGTTTAGAAGAAGGAAAAATGGTCATGCAAGTTTTACGTGAAAATTATGAAGCAATTAAACATAAAACTTGTGATTTAATTATCGTTCGTAAGTTAGGGATTTCTACATGTTTCTTAGTTTCAAATGTGGATGATTTAATTTTTGAAAAGGGAACAAAAATCGTTTTACGTGAAGCAATTACGAAATATACCGAAGCATTAAAAACGAAACTATTGTAG
- a CDS encoding SgrR family transcriptional regulator translates to MFILDQYIELWCAYGKGRQEGEQFEVTVQMIAETLFCTERNSKLIIKKLDELNWIAWFPGRGRGNRSKLIFKKQPMTLILDRGKELTKKGDVKSGISFVKRYSSQFPSVKEEYEVWIDSIFGHKIERTSEGRRDVLRLQVQMNLDIALDPVYATMRSECHMVKHIFDTLVYVNEESNYIEPRLAFQWEYNDAEKIWTFYLRKGVHFHNRKQLTAHDVIHSWNRFMKAENNPHAWMLQHIESFRAVDEYVIEIQLRTENRMFLHMISAEQCSIVKEDEARNLIGTGPFKLSEKNAHLFVLEAHDLYYRERSFLDRIELLNVEQSVNTYDILVKAQYKDKEKHNKELSRLESNVTYITCNLAKEGSMQDYMFRKALYKIIHGQAIVQELGGERGEVAKEILLASDSIVEIEEDIESLIKESMYQNEVLQLYTFTGQDHVEDAQWIQKECAKYGIRVENNFLEIEELLEINTIQKADMMHDSATISERIEDSLLYMFLTKNSFIHGQSSMDFHATLSPYFKLEQVENRVTLLRDIEDTLLRQIHVIPLYRNKQQVTSHEKVQNIMINSQGWIDFYKIWFKP, encoded by the coding sequence ATGTTTATTTTAGATCAATATATTGAACTATGGTGTGCCTATGGTAAAGGGAGACAAGAAGGCGAACAATTTGAAGTAACAGTACAAATGATTGCAGAAACATTATTTTGTACAGAACGTAATAGTAAATTAATTATCAAAAAGTTAGATGAATTAAATTGGATTGCTTGGTTTCCAGGGCGCGGAAGAGGGAATCGTTCTAAATTAATATTTAAAAAGCAACCAATGACATTAATTTTAGACAGAGGAAAAGAACTAACGAAAAAAGGGGATGTAAAAAGCGGAATTTCATTTGTGAAACGCTATAGCTCACAATTTCCGTCAGTAAAGGAAGAGTATGAAGTTTGGATAGATTCAATATTTGGTCATAAAATAGAAAGGACATCCGAAGGGAGAAGAGATGTACTTCGTTTGCAGGTTCAAATGAATTTAGATATTGCATTAGATCCGGTCTACGCTACAATGCGATCAGAATGTCATATGGTTAAACATATTTTTGATACACTCGTATATGTAAATGAGGAATCAAACTATATAGAACCAAGGCTAGCTTTTCAATGGGAATATAATGATGCAGAAAAGATATGGACGTTTTATTTACGAAAAGGAGTTCACTTTCATAATAGGAAACAACTTACTGCACATGATGTTATACATTCATGGAATCGATTTATGAAAGCTGAAAATAACCCACATGCGTGGATGTTACAACATATTGAAAGCTTCCGCGCAGTAGATGAATATGTTATTGAAATTCAGTTACGTACGGAAAATAGGATGTTTTTACATATGATAAGTGCAGAACAGTGTTCTATCGTAAAGGAAGATGAAGCACGAAACCTCATTGGAACAGGCCCCTTTAAATTAAGCGAAAAGAATGCACATTTATTTGTATTGGAAGCACATGATTTATATTATCGTGAAAGATCTTTTCTTGACCGAATTGAACTATTGAATGTAGAACAAAGTGTAAATACATACGATATTTTAGTAAAGGCGCAGTATAAAGATAAAGAAAAACATAATAAAGAATTATCTCGGCTTGAGTCGAACGTGACATATATAACATGCAATCTTGCAAAAGAAGGATCAATGCAAGATTATATGTTCCGAAAAGCGTTATATAAAATCATTCATGGCCAAGCAATCGTTCAAGAACTCGGTGGAGAACGTGGAGAAGTGGCAAAGGAAATACTATTAGCTAGTGACAGTATAGTAGAGATTGAGGAAGATATAGAAAGTTTAATTAAAGAAAGTATGTATCAAAATGAAGTGCTACAACTTTACACATTTACAGGACAAGATCATGTAGAAGATGCGCAATGGATACAAAAAGAGTGTGCGAAGTACGGTATTCGTGTAGAAAATAATTTTCTTGAAATAGAAGAGTTATTGGAAATAAATACGATACAAAAGGCTGATATGATGCATGATAGTGCAACGATTAGCGAACGAATAGAAGATAGTCTACTATACATGTTTCTTACAAAAAATAGTTTTATTCATGGGCAAAGCAGCATGGACTTTCATGCAACGTTATCTCCTTATTTCAAACTAGAACAAGTAGAGAATAGAGTTACACTGTTACGCGATATTGAGGACACATTGTTACGTCAAATTCATGTTATTCCTTTATATCGCAACAAACAACAAGTAACTTCTCATGAAAAAGTACAAAATATAATGATTAATTCACAAGGGTGGATCGATTTTTATAAAATATGGTTTAAACCCTGA
- a CDS encoding YqbF domain-containing protein: MYYVKLVKGQSFYAFDHRFLMSEEEEVSEKVYNYLRRNEFFEVRKEEFSA, encoded by the coding sequence ATATACTACGTAAAATTAGTTAAAGGTCAATCCTTCTATGCTTTTGATCATCGTTTCTTAATGTCTGAAGAAGAAGAGGTTTCCGAGAAAGTTTATAATTACTTACGTCGTAATGAATTTTTCGAAGTACGCAAAGAAGAATTTTCTGCTTAA
- a CDS encoding GNAT family N-acetyltransferase, with protein sequence MSIHMATSNDLEWINNQYDSIGFVRSDLKRDKVAIITYNNAYAGVGRLVQIDEDTLEMGGIYILPQFRGLQLAGELVSFLVETAKNLQVSNVYCLPFEELENFYKKYGYTEVDTTKEVVHPIILEKYNWCLGHYDKHVLLFKL encoded by the coding sequence ATGAGTATTCATATGGCTACATCTAATGATTTAGAATGGATTAATAATCAATATGACTCAATAGGATTTGTACGAAGTGATTTAAAAAGAGATAAAGTTGCAATCATTACATACAACAATGCGTATGCAGGTGTTGGACGATTAGTCCAAATAGATGAAGATACTTTAGAAATGGGCGGGATTTATATTCTCCCTCAATTTAGAGGGCTACAATTAGCCGGGGAACTCGTTTCATTTTTAGTAGAAACTGCGAAGAATTTACAAGTATCAAATGTATATTGTCTTCCTTTTGAGGAATTAGAAAACTTTTATAAGAAATATGGCTATACTGAGGTCGATACTACGAAAGAAGTTGTTCATCCAATTATTCTAGAAAAATATAATTGGTGTTTGGGTCATTATGACAAGCATGTTTTATTATTTAAGTTGTAA
- a CDS encoding GlsB/YeaQ/YmgE family stress response membrane protein — MIWSLIVGGILGWLASLITGRDVPGGVIGNIIAGIIGSWIGGKLLGSFGPVIGGYAIIPALIGAIILIFIVSFLLRAMRK, encoded by the coding sequence ATGATTTGGTCTTTAATCGTTGGTGGTATATTAGGGTGGCTTGCTAGCTTAATTACTGGCAGGGATGTACCAGGTGGTGTAATTGGTAATATTATCGCTGGTATTATTGGTTCTTGGATTGGTGGGAAATTACTTGGTAGTTTCGGCCCAGTAATCGGCGGATATGCAATTATTCCAGCTTTAATTGGTGCGATTATTTTAATCTTCATCGTAAGTTTCTTATTGCGAGCAATGCGAAAATGA
- a CDS encoding YjgB family protein, which yields MKVYVKIALLCLTFTCIFALAACKGTDEKKETNPTSENSKNEQNTSSEGKKEPEVKSNTDSNSKDIVINQKSINHVKNLFELAKEGKVPNVPFAAHTGDIEEIEKAWGKADKTEQAGNGMYATFTNKNVSFGFNKGSQVFDVRSYHAELKSITLQEIEKALGKPNSVKGNGEDKIYVYKVNKQFELKFIIPKSTGKVNHISVFSPEDSINKMAG from the coding sequence ATGAAAGTGTATGTAAAGATAGCTTTATTATGTCTTACTTTTACATGCATATTTGCCTTAGCGGCATGTAAAGGAACAGATGAAAAAAAGGAAACAAACCCAACTTCGGAAAATAGTAAAAACGAACAGAATACTTCTTCTGAAGGAAAGAAAGAGCCTGAGGTTAAATCAAATACCGATTCAAATTCGAAGGATATAGTTATAAACCAAAAATCAATTAACCACGTTAAAAACTTGTTTGAACTAGCGAAAGAAGGAAAAGTACCTAATGTTCCGTTCGCAGCTCATACAGGAGATATTGAAGAAATAGAAAAAGCGTGGGGAAAAGCAGATAAAACAGAACAAGCAGGAAACGGAATGTACGCAACTTTTACAAATAAAAATGTTTCCTTCGGTTTTAATAAAGGATCACAAGTTTTTGATGTACGCTCCTATCATGCAGAACTAAAATCAATTACATTACAAGAAATTGAAAAGGCATTAGGAAAACCAAACTCAGTTAAAGGAAATGGTGAGGATAAAATATATGTATATAAAGTAAACAAGCAGTTTGAGTTAAAATTCATCATTCCAAAATCGACTGGAAAGGTAAATCATATTTCGGTATTTTCGCCAGAGGATAGTATAAACAAAATGGCAGGGTAG
- a CDS encoding class I SAM-dependent methyltransferase, with product MSKEELVKQQFGNNAEKYVKSKIHAKGPDLQYVVQQVESRHNNRLLDIATGGGHVANVLAPLFKEVVALDLTEKMLENAKKFIISNGHENVSFVAGNAESLPFSDSSFDTITCRIAAHHFTNPAQFIYEVNRTLEDNGLFILIDNVSPENNEFDIFYNFIEKKRDPSHERALKKTEWITLLEKNGLQMQSCLTFDKKFEFDWWCDMMNVPLQKRVKLTECMMKTSVEMQEFFNIQYENNKIISFYTEMALFVCKKVQH from the coding sequence ATGAGTAAAGAAGAGCTTGTGAAACAACAGTTTGGTAATAATGCGGAGAAGTATGTAAAAAGTAAAATTCATGCTAAAGGACCGGATTTACAATATGTAGTTCAACAAGTTGAGTCTCGTCATAATAATCGTCTTCTTGATATTGCTACTGGCGGAGGACATGTTGCAAATGTATTAGCGCCATTGTTTAAAGAAGTAGTTGCTTTAGACTTAACAGAAAAAATGTTAGAGAATGCAAAAAAATTTATTATAAGTAACGGCCATGAAAATGTGTCTTTTGTTGCTGGAAACGCTGAGAGTTTACCGTTTTCTGATAGTTCTTTTGATACAATTACGTGCCGAATTGCAGCACATCACTTTACGAATCCAGCTCAGTTTATTTATGAAGTAAATCGTACGTTAGAAGATAATGGATTGTTTATTTTAATAGATAACGTTTCACCGGAAAATAATGAATTTGACATATTTTATAATTTTATAGAAAAAAAGCGAGATCCGAGTCATGAACGGGCTTTGAAAAAAACAGAATGGATTACCTTATTAGAGAAAAATGGTTTGCAAATGCAGTCATGTCTTACTTTTGACAAGAAATTTGAATTTGACTGGTGGTGCGATATGATGAATGTACCTTTGCAGAAGCGGGTGAAGTTAACAGAATGTATGATGAAAACATCAGTTGAAATGCAAGAATTCTTTAACATTCAATATGAAAATAATAAAATCATATCGTTTTATACTGAAATGGCATTGTTTGTATGTAAAAAAGTTCAACATTAA
- a CDS encoding MDR family MFS transporter: MVEKNNKLGFVVAGLLLGILMASMDNTIVVTAMGTIVGDLGGLENFVWVVSAYMVAEMAGMPIFGKLSDMYGRKRFFIFGLIVFMVGSALCGTAENITQLGIYRAIQGIGGGALVPIAFTIVFDIFPPEKRGKMGGLFGAVFGLSSIFGPLLGAYITDYISWHWVFYINLPLGVLALIFITFFYKESRVHRKQKIDWSGAITLVGAVICLMFALELGGQKYDWDSTFILSLFVGFAILIISFIFIERKVEEPIISFEMFKQRLFGMSTIIALCYGAAFMSATVYIPLFIQGVYGGSATNSGLLLLPMMLGSVVTAQLGGFLTTKLSYRNIMIISAVIMLIGLFLLSALTPETSRALLTVYMIIIGFGVGFSFSVLSMAAIHNFGMEQRGSATSTSNFIRSLGMTLGITIFGMIQRTGFQDQLEEVFKGMSGGMNTNALGDSRAILSESARSQIPPQILDKIIDALSSSIVQTFMWALVPAGLAFIFIFFMGNERMVMKKQQKNKKGEISKV, translated from the coding sequence ATGGTTGAGAAGAATAATAAGCTCGGCTTTGTTGTGGCGGGCTTATTGCTAGGTATTTTAATGGCATCAATGGATAATACCATTGTCGTAACAGCGATGGGAACGATTGTTGGTGACTTAGGAGGTCTTGAAAACTTTGTATGGGTCGTTTCGGCCTATATGGTCGCAGAAATGGCAGGTATGCCGATTTTCGGTAAACTATCAGATATGTATGGTAGAAAGAGATTCTTTATTTTTGGTTTAATCGTCTTTATGGTTGGTTCGGCACTTTGTGGTACTGCTGAAAATATTACACAGTTAGGTATTTATCGTGCCATTCAAGGTATTGGCGGCGGGGCATTAGTGCCGATCGCGTTTACAATCGTTTTTGATATTTTCCCTCCTGAAAAGCGCGGGAAAATGGGTGGTTTATTTGGAGCGGTATTTGGTTTATCAAGTATTTTCGGGCCATTACTTGGCGCATATATTACAGATTACATTAGCTGGCACTGGGTATTTTATATTAACTTACCGCTTGGCGTTTTAGCACTTATTTTTATTACGTTCTTTTATAAAGAATCAAGAGTTCATAGAAAGCAAAAAATTGATTGGTCTGGTGCAATTACTTTAGTTGGTGCAGTAATTTGTTTAATGTTTGCGCTTGAACTTGGTGGACAAAAATATGATTGGGATTCTACCTTTATTTTAAGTTTATTTGTTGGATTTGCTATTTTAATTATTTCATTTATTTTTATTGAACGTAAAGTAGAAGAACCGATCATTTCATTTGAGATGTTTAAGCAGCGCTTATTCGGAATGAGTACCATTATTGCTTTATGTTACGGTGCTGCGTTTATGTCGGCAACTGTATATATTCCGTTATTCATTCAAGGTGTATACGGAGGTAGTGCAACAAACTCAGGGTTATTACTTTTACCGATGATGTTAGGATCAGTTGTAACAGCGCAGTTAGGCGGATTTTTAACGACGAAGCTTAGCTACCGAAACATTATGATTATTTCTGCGGTTATTATGCTAATTGGACTATTTTTATTAAGCGCATTAACGCCAGAAACAAGTCGCGCATTATTAACAGTGTATATGATTATTATCGGATTTGGAGTTGGATTCTCATTTTCTGTACTAAGTATGGCAGCTATTCACAACTTTGGTATGGAGCAGCGTGGATCTGCGACTTCAACGAGTAATTTCATTCGTTCATTAGGAATGACGCTTGGTATTACAATCTTCGGAATGATTCAAAGAACTGGCTTCCAAGATCAATTAGAAGAAGTATTTAAAGGGATGAGCGGGGGAATGAATACAAACGCTTTAGGAGATTCAAGAGCTATTCTATCAGAATCGGCAAGATCTCAAATCCCGCCGCAAATATTAGATAAAATTATTGACGCACTTTCTAGCTCAATTGTCCAAACATTTATGTGGGCATTGGTACCAGCTGGTTTAGCATTCATATTTATTTTCTTTATGGGGAATGAGCGCATGGTAATGAAGAAACAACAAAAGAATAAAAAAGGCGAAATATCAAAAGTGTAA
- a CDS encoding DUF3970 family protein — protein sequence MIRVRIEGTEEEMLEFMEKMPDIPGFEKTHMREPRKGNNPKYDSSKNVLAYLSYKKIEVANK from the coding sequence ATGATTCGCGTACGTATTGAAGGAACTGAAGAAGAAATGCTTGAATTTATGGAGAAAATGCCGGATATTCCTGGATTTGAAAAAACACATATGAGAGAACCGAGAAAAGGAAATAATCCAAAATATGATTCAAGTAAAAATGTACTAGCATATTTATCTTATAAAAAGATTGAAGTCGCCAATAAATAG
- a CDS encoding nucleoside hydrolase — protein sequence MSIVNKKIIFFGDFGIDDAVALIYANKTCKLDILGIVAEYGNVSREIVTENVYFLERYYATEVKIIEGAARPMTAEEPLFFPEIHGEHGLGPIIPPDLRICKRENFCELIKLIEPCPEDIIIVETGRLTTLATLFLLYPNVMDKVCSYYIMGGAFLFPGNVTPVSEANFYGDPIAANIVMKYAKNAHIYPLNVTQEALITPEMVDIINKEGTGQAKLIKPMIDFYYENFYKKEYPGIAGSPIHDLLPFISFINDDIFEYKKSAVWISTTNDVTRGQSVADFRKIAEPTRFDDRPVQKIAVGFNYPAFKEEFMRTILKPDCP from the coding sequence GTGAGTATAGTTAATAAGAAAATCATCTTTTTTGGAGACTTTGGTATTGATGATGCTGTGGCGTTAATTTATGCAAATAAAACATGTAAATTAGATATTTTAGGTATTGTTGCTGAATATGGGAATGTATCGCGAGAAATCGTAACAGAAAATGTGTATTTTTTAGAAAGATACTATGCTACAGAAGTAAAAATCATTGAGGGTGCAGCAAGACCGATGACAGCTGAAGAACCTTTATTCTTTCCTGAAATTCATGGGGAGCATGGTTTAGGGCCAATTATTCCGCCTGATCTGAGGATTTGTAAACGGGAAAATTTTTGTGAATTAATTAAATTAATTGAACCTTGTCCAGAAGATATTATTATCGTAGAAACAGGACGATTAACAACATTGGCAACGTTATTTTTATTATATCCAAATGTCATGGATAAAGTATGTTCGTATTATATTATGGGCGGTGCTTTTTTATTTCCTGGTAATGTTACTCCTGTATCAGAAGCGAATTTTTATGGAGATCCAATCGCCGCAAATATTGTAATGAAGTACGCAAAGAATGCGCATATTTATCCATTAAATGTAACGCAAGAAGCCCTAATTACTCCTGAAATGGTGGATATTATTAATAAAGAAGGAACAGGGCAGGCGAAACTTATAAAACCAATGATTGATTTTTATTATGAGAACTTTTATAAAAAAGAATACCCTGGTATTGCTGGAAGTCCGATTCATGATTTACTTCCGTTTATTTCGTTTATAAATGATGATATTTTTGAATATAAAAAATCAGCAGTTTGGATTAGTACGACAAATGACGTAACAAGAGGGCAAAGTGTGGCAGACTTTAGAAAAATAGCTGAGCCGACAAGGTTTGATGATCGTCCAGTACAAAAGATTGCAGTTGGTTTTAACTATCCTGCATTTAAAGAAGAGTTTATGCGGACAATATTGAAACCTGATTGTCCATAA
- a CDS encoding bactofilin family protein, which translates to MRTENLIINGYGSSNGGEFHKVQLNGKGTVNGNVECEKFECNGYGAVTGDLKSSSARISGSGKVDGTVHAKTMRIDGKGTITKDVKANSLKIAGKGTIGGNVTGEEFKINGQATIDGNCEVDTFSSDGQFEVGGLLSADEININIHGTCRAKEIGGQTIKVRHRLGTFSRLFKSVFGLQLEAELLEGDNIDIDYAHIRTVRGNNVTVGPNCEIELIEYTGVLTVDKSANVKEIKQV; encoded by the coding sequence ATGCGTACAGAAAATTTAATTATAAATGGTTACGGTTCATCGAATGGTGGCGAGTTTCATAAAGTGCAATTAAATGGAAAAGGGACTGTCAATGGAAATGTTGAATGTGAAAAATTTGAATGTAACGGTTACGGTGCTGTTACGGGCGATTTAAAAAGTAGCAGTGCACGAATTAGCGGATCAGGTAAAGTTGATGGCACAGTTCATGCGAAAACTATGCGAATTGATGGGAAAGGAACTATTACGAAAGATGTGAAGGCAAACAGTTTGAAAATTGCAGGAAAAGGTACAATTGGTGGAAATGTTACAGGTGAAGAATTTAAAATTAATGGTCAAGCGACGATTGATGGCAATTGTGAAGTGGATACTTTTTCTTCTGATGGACAGTTTGAAGTTGGTGGATTATTAAGTGCAGATGAAATAAATATAAATATTCACGGTACATGTCGAGCGAAAGAAATTGGTGGTCAAACGATTAAAGTAAGACATAGGCTGGGTACTTTTAGTAGACTGTTTAAATCAGTATTTGGTTTACAATTAGAAGCTGAACTGTTAGAAGGTGACAATATCGATATTGATTATGCTCACATAAGAACGGTAAGAGGAAACAATGTTACAGTAGGACCGAATTGTGAAATTGAACTCATTGAATATACGGGTGTTCTTACTGTTGATAAAAGTGCAAATGTAAAGGAAATTAAGCAGGTTTAA
- a CDS encoding polymer-forming cytoskeletal protein, which yields MEHPHSLTVNGSGNSAGGDYNKVKIRGEGTISNDMSCNEFKTYGTSDVRGNMKVKNYVVYGDSEVQGNIDAEYVKVYGNAQIHGDAHIKKTKVRGMMDIAGKFLGDFVDVKGALNVKGDIEVEDLSLTGGLESDGLLNAENIQISLRYEGSKVREIGGKKITVRKKARLIPFTSHAGNLQTSIIEGDDIYLERTVAEIVRGNNVTIGPGCEISVVEYHTSFKQKGNAVVKEHKQI from the coding sequence ATGGAACATCCACATAGTCTCACAGTAAATGGTTCCGGTAATTCAGCAGGTGGAGATTATAACAAAGTGAAGATACGCGGCGAAGGAACGATTTCTAATGATATGAGCTGTAATGAATTTAAAACGTATGGTACGAGTGATGTACGCGGTAATATGAAAGTGAAAAACTATGTCGTGTATGGAGATAGTGAAGTACAAGGGAATATAGATGCGGAATATGTAAAGGTATATGGTAATGCACAAATTCATGGTGATGCACATATTAAAAAAACAAAAGTTAGAGGTATGATGGATATCGCGGGGAAGTTTTTAGGTGATTTTGTCGATGTAAAAGGTGCTTTAAATGTGAAGGGAGATATTGAAGTAGAAGATTTATCATTAACTGGCGGTCTCGAAAGTGATGGGTTACTTAATGCTGAAAATATTCAAATCTCACTTCGTTATGAAGGAAGTAAGGTAAGAGAAATTGGTGGTAAAAAAATTACCGTTCGTAAAAAAGCGAGATTGATTCCTTTTACTAGTCATGCTGGTAACCTCCAAACTTCAATTATTGAAGGAGATGATATCTATTTAGAACGTACGGTTGCTGAAATAGTAAGAGGAAACAATGTTACTATTGGTCCGGGATGTGAAATTAGTGTTGTAGAATATCATACTAGTTTTAAGCAAAAAGGTAATGCAGTCGTAAAAGAACATAAACAAATATAA